The following is a genomic window from Pseudophryne corroboree isolate aPseCor3 chromosome 3, aPseCor3.hap2, whole genome shotgun sequence.
AACTCTGGACATTTCTCTCCAAACTTGGTCTTCCTGAAGTTTCTTTTTGTAGACACAGTACATGTTCCTTTCCTGTGTACCAAGCCAGGCAATAGTTATCGAGTTACATGTCCTCAGTTTGTTGAAAGACTTGATTTTCAAACTGTTTGGAAAAAATGGGAATAAAGATTTGTGGATGTGAGATGATGCCTGAATCATAGCAGAGGTGTTTAACAAGGGTTCCCCAGGCTTTAAAACAGCCAAGTATTTATCCATCAATTTACCTTTTAGCGTAATATGTCTTAAACCTTGAATGTATTCTGAAACTAACAATTTACCATTTTTTGATATTTGAACACGCATTTGTCCATTACAAGTTTGTAGCGTAAACTGGACCTTTTTATGTGATGCCTGATATTCAAAGCTATATACTTTTTCTCTTTTGCCATCAAACTTAAGTTGAATTATTTTACCATCTTTTAGCAAGGTAACCTTAGGTTTTGGCTCCAACAAAGTCTTTGCAAATGTACCTGTGTAGGCCACACTGGCATTGGTTAAAAGATTAACTACAAATACATCAAAGTAATATTGAGTGTTGGATTTCAGATTAGATACTGTGTAGGAATTCTTGTTCCCAATACACATCTGCCTCACATCCATATTGCCGGATTTGTGAATAATCCTAAAATCAGTGTTTGAAAGGATCATAACCCTTTGATGGTCATTAAGATGCTGCAACATGGGGAAACTCGCTAACTCTGGCCATTTTCTGCCTGCGGATCGAATAGCTGTGTCGGCAGCACACAAGCTTTTGTAGTTATGTTTTTCATTGACCAGCAGACAATATTCTATATTCTCCTTCTGCTTAACTGCAGATGGACTTGGTTTCCAGACCAATGAAACAGAGTTATGGCTGACTCTGGTGACATCAATCCGAGGATCTACAGGTAGCTCAGGGAATAGATTACCATGTGCTAAGTCAGTTGTGAGGTATACTGATATGTGAGTGTCTCTTTCAGTTGAAAGAAATTCAAGGACAAAAAGTGAAG
Proteins encoded in this region:
- the LOC135055128 gene encoding protein NDNF-like, with translation MGGITTYWLLRSVCLSFLLFGCMCYSNIPPSDYYRRHFFNPYHSLVLPDGRETTVYLLKDIAKRYYFTLEENSTPHFSITVTPCDVPIEWSILHYKASHALYRKTAEKYQTFEDLKTRTYYKTVSTLFHYKGNSVESYVGTSAYSSLFVLEFLSTERDTHISVYLTTDLAHGNLFPELPVDPRIDVTRVSHNSVSLVWKPSPSAVKQKENIEYCLLVNEKHNYKSLCAADTAIRSAGRKWPELASFPMLQHLNDHQRVMILSNTDFRIIHKSGNMDVRQMCIGNKNSYTVSNLKSNTQYYFDVFVVNLLTNASVAYTGTFAKTLLEPKPKVTLLKDGKIIQLKFDGKREKVYSFEYQASHKKVQFTLQTCNGQMRVQISKNGKLLVSEYIQGLRHITLKGKLMDKYLAVLKPGEPLLNTSAMIQASSHIHKSLFPFFPNSLKIKSFNKLRTCNSITIAWLGTQERNMYCVYKKKLQEDQVWREMSRVDSCSGPESRPKSEKVLCKYFHDINVQRAVTTERLGDLEKDTSYLLDVYLIGPSGILVRYQSKVVKTRKTC